One Amphiprion ocellaris isolate individual 3 ecotype Okinawa chromosome 5, ASM2253959v1, whole genome shotgun sequence genomic region harbors:
- the LOC111588784 gene encoding inter-alpha-trypsin inhibitor heavy chain H3-like isoform X2: MPAERPSCFPGMWRVLLLWVCVCICLPAQAQAALVVSREDALTQTEEAAGTRSREKRSKNSANVEVNSVRVACTVATRFAHTVMTSRAQNKANSSQEVFFEVELPKTAFITNFSMEIDGKVYVGEVKEKEKAKKQYEKAVSSGQTAGLVKASGRKMEKFSVSVSIAASSNVTFILTYEELLQRKLGQYEILTRVNIEQPVQDFEILADIYELQGITFVEATATFLTNELLPLLKKTITETKAHISFSPTVEQQKCSGCDGTIIKGDFIVKYDVKREKSLGEVQVVNGYFVHFFSPPDLAKVPKNVVFVIDRSGSMQGKKIAQTREAMTAILKDLHKEDHFAIILFDDEIVSWKDFLTKATEENVSEAIRYVSRLTEEGSTDINAAVLRAVKMLKTERKNEKLPARSADMIILLTDGMPNHGVSNTKTIEENVETAIGGRMSLFCLGFGNDVAYSFLDVMSKQNKGVARRIFEGSDAVVQLKGFYEEVSSPLLLEVKLRYPDSKVDFLTKNNHSQLFDGSEIVVAGRLNDNDMNNFVVEVHAQGPEEDFQVQEKASVANWQTMYPDKEYIFGDFTERLWAYLTIQQLLETSDISTQQDKDNMTAKALDMSLRYNFVTPLTSMVVTKPETEDGADSSFVADKLTEEQRQAAERHGGFSASPAARSPASGSPSRMLQASLSRSHGGKSRGSSGYSDVDGDPHFMIQAGKISDKYNALCFDINDEPGTIFNLVKDTKSGFVVNGQLIAKKRFLLNGKSNTYFGRFGITHQKLDVRLDVSTQDISVFHNGKQVTLQWSDTASLKETDLDLRLTNNCNLTVTFRHSVKFMIIRHTKVWKRRHDQQDYLGFYTLDSHHLSASVHGLLGQFYHGVPFEMADFHQGELENLDAIMYVKGQTLNVTRHWQKDFSKDVQNGETIPCWFVGSDGTGLIDGTASDYIVSDLFQTV, translated from the exons ATGCCAGCGGAGAGGCCTTCTTGTTTCCCGGGCATGTGGAGAGTCCTGCTGCTGTGGGTTTGTGTCTGCATCTGCCTTCCAGCACAGGCCCAGGCAGCTCTGGTTGTTTCCAGGGAAGATGCTCTGACACAG ACCGAAGAAGCAGCAGGCACCAGGTCAAGAGAG AAAAGAAGTAAAAACTCTGCAAAT GTGGAGGTGAACAGTGTTAGAGTCGCCTGCACGGTGGCCACTCGTTTCGCCCACACCGTCATGACCTCCAGGGCTCAGAATAAAGCAAACTCCTCCCAGGAAGTCTTCTTCGAAGTGGAGCTGCCCAAGACCGCCTTCATCACCAACTTCAGCAT GGAGATTGATGGTAAAGTGTATGTTGGGGaggtgaaggagaaagagaaagcaAAGAAGCAGTATGAGAAGGCTGTTTCCTCTGGACAGACTGCTGGACTGGTCAA GGCTTCTGGAAGAAAGATGGAGAAGTTTTCAGTGTCCGTCAGCATTGCTGCCAGTAGCAAcgtgacttttattttgacctATGAGGAGCTTCTTCAGAGGAAACTGGGCCAATATGAGATTTTGACGCGAGTTAACATTGAACAGCCGGTGCAGGATTTTGAG ATCCTAGCAGACATTTATGAGCTGCAGGGCATCACTTTTGTTGAAGCCACTGCAACTTTCCTGACCAACGAGCTGCTCCCGTTGCTAAAGAAAACCATCACAGAGACAAAG gcACACATCTCTTTCTCACCaacagtggagcagcagaagtGTTCAGGGTGTGACGGCACAATAATTAAAGGGGATTTCATCGTCAAGTATGATGTGAAACGAGAGAAGAGCCTGGGGGAAGTTCAG GTTGTAAACGGATACTTTGTGCACTTCTTCTCCCCTCCGGACTTGGCCAAAGTCCCAAAGAATGTGGTGTTTGTAATTGACAGGAGTGGATCAATGCAGGGAAAAAAGATTGCACAG ACCAGGGAAGCAATGACTGCCATTCTGAAAGATCTGCATAAAGAGGACCACTTTGCTATCATCCTGTTTGATGACGAAATTGTCTCCTGGAAGGATTTTCTTACCAAAGCAACAgaagaaaatgtttctgaagcCATCCGCTATGTCAGCCGTCTGACAGAAGAAGgaa GCACTGATATCAATGCTGCTGTACTGAGGGCAGTGAAGATgctgaagacagaaagaaaaaatgagaaacttcCAGCGAGGAGTGCAGACATGATTATCTTACTGACTGATGGGATGCCAAACCACG GAGTGTCCAACACCAAGACCATTGAGGAGAATGTAGAAACTGCTATTGGGGGACGTATGTCTCTGTTCTGTCTTGGGTTTGGAAATGATGTGGCTTACTCCTTCCTGGATGTGATGAGCAAACAAAACAAGGGAGTGGCCCGCAGAATCTTTGAGGGGTCAGATGCAGTCGTTCAACTCAAG GGTTTCTATGAGGAAGTGTCCAGTCCTCTGCTATTGGAAGTGAAACTACGTTATCCTGACAGTAAAGTGGACTTCTtgaccaaaaacaaccacagccaGCTATTCGACGGCTCGGAGATTGTGGTGGCCGGTCGGCTGAATGATAATGACATGAATAACTTTGTGGTGGAGGTTCACGCTCAGGGG CCTGAAGAGGACTTCCAAGTGCAGGAAAAGGCCAGTGTGGCAAACTGGCAGACGATGTACCCAGACAAGGAGTACATCTTTGGGGACTTCACTGAGCGTTTGTGGGCCTACCTCACCATCCAACAGCTTCTGGAGACCAG tGACATCAGTACTCAACAGGACAAAGACAATATGACAGCCAAAGCCCTGGACATGTCGCTGCGGTACAACTTTGTCACCCCTCTCACCTCCATGGTGGTCACCAAGCCTGAAACTGAGGACGGAGCAGACAGCTCCTTTGTCGCTGACAAACTGACTGAAG AGCAGCGACAGGCAGCAGAGAGACACGGAG GTTTCTCGGCCTCTCCTGCTGCTAGATCTCCCGCCAGCGGGTCTCCTTCTAGAATGCTCCAGGCTAGTTTATCCAGGTCCCATGGTGGCAAGTCCAGGGGGTCCAGTGGTTATTCAGATG TGGATGGAGATCCTCATTTTATGATACAGGCCGGGAAAATCAGTGATAAATACAACGCTCTGTGCTTCGACATCAACGACGAGCCAGGAACCATCTTCAATCTggtcaaagacacaaaatcag GCTTTGTGGTGAATGGCCAACTTATCGCTAAGAAGAGATTTCTTCTAAATGGTAAAAGCAACACCTACTTTGGGCGTTTTGGTATCACCCATCAGAAGTTGGATGTGAGGCTGGATGTGAGCACTCAGGACATCTCAGTCTTCCACAATGGCAAGCAGGTCACGCTGCAGTGGTCTGATACAGCCTCTCtcaaagaaacaga TTTGGATCTGAGGTTGACTAATAACTGCAACCTAACGGTGACGTTCAGGCATTCGGTTAAATTTATGATCATCAGACACACAAAGGTTTGGAAAAGACGCCACGACCAACAAGACTACCTGGGCTTCTACACCTTGGACAGCCACCACTTATCTGCTTCAGTTCATGGTTTACTAG GTCAGTTCTACCATGGGGTTCCATTTGAGATGGCAGACTTTCATCAGGGTGAACTTGAGAATTTAGATGCCATCATGTATGTGAAGGGACAAACCCTCAACGTGACCAG ACACTGGCAAAAGGACTTCAGCAAGGATGTGCAGAACGGAGAAACCATTCCCTGTTGGTTTGTTGGCAGTGATGGAACAGGCCTCATCGATGGGACAGCATCAGACTACATCGTGTCAGACTTATTTCAGACTGTTTGA
- the LOC111588784 gene encoding inter-alpha-trypsin inhibitor heavy chain H3-like isoform X1, with protein sequence MPAERPSCFPGMWRVLLLWVCVCICLPAQAQAALVVSREDALTQETEEAAGTRSREKRSKNSANVEVNSVRVACTVATRFAHTVMTSRAQNKANSSQEVFFEVELPKTAFITNFSMEIDGKVYVGEVKEKEKAKKQYEKAVSSGQTAGLVKASGRKMEKFSVSVSIAASSNVTFILTYEELLQRKLGQYEILTRVNIEQPVQDFEILADIYELQGITFVEATATFLTNELLPLLKKTITETKAHISFSPTVEQQKCSGCDGTIIKGDFIVKYDVKREKSLGEVQVVNGYFVHFFSPPDLAKVPKNVVFVIDRSGSMQGKKIAQTREAMTAILKDLHKEDHFAIILFDDEIVSWKDFLTKATEENVSEAIRYVSRLTEEGSTDINAAVLRAVKMLKTERKNEKLPARSADMIILLTDGMPNHGVSNTKTIEENVETAIGGRMSLFCLGFGNDVAYSFLDVMSKQNKGVARRIFEGSDAVVQLKGFYEEVSSPLLLEVKLRYPDSKVDFLTKNNHSQLFDGSEIVVAGRLNDNDMNNFVVEVHAQGPEEDFQVQEKASVANWQTMYPDKEYIFGDFTERLWAYLTIQQLLETSDISTQQDKDNMTAKALDMSLRYNFVTPLTSMVVTKPETEDGADSSFVADKLTEEQRQAAERHGGFSASPAARSPASGSPSRMLQASLSRSHGGKSRGSSGYSDVDGDPHFMIQAGKISDKYNALCFDINDEPGTIFNLVKDTKSGFVVNGQLIAKKRFLLNGKSNTYFGRFGITHQKLDVRLDVSTQDISVFHNGKQVTLQWSDTASLKETDLDLRLTNNCNLTVTFRHSVKFMIIRHTKVWKRRHDQQDYLGFYTLDSHHLSASVHGLLGQFYHGVPFEMADFHQGELENLDAIMYVKGQTLNVTRHWQKDFSKDVQNGETIPCWFVGSDGTGLIDGTASDYIVSDLFQTV encoded by the exons ATGCCAGCGGAGAGGCCTTCTTGTTTCCCGGGCATGTGGAGAGTCCTGCTGCTGTGGGTTTGTGTCTGCATCTGCCTTCCAGCACAGGCCCAGGCAGCTCTGGTTGTTTCCAGGGAAGATGCTCTGACACAG GAGACCGAAGAAGCAGCAGGCACCAGGTCAAGAGAG AAAAGAAGTAAAAACTCTGCAAAT GTGGAGGTGAACAGTGTTAGAGTCGCCTGCACGGTGGCCACTCGTTTCGCCCACACCGTCATGACCTCCAGGGCTCAGAATAAAGCAAACTCCTCCCAGGAAGTCTTCTTCGAAGTGGAGCTGCCCAAGACCGCCTTCATCACCAACTTCAGCAT GGAGATTGATGGTAAAGTGTATGTTGGGGaggtgaaggagaaagagaaagcaAAGAAGCAGTATGAGAAGGCTGTTTCCTCTGGACAGACTGCTGGACTGGTCAA GGCTTCTGGAAGAAAGATGGAGAAGTTTTCAGTGTCCGTCAGCATTGCTGCCAGTAGCAAcgtgacttttattttgacctATGAGGAGCTTCTTCAGAGGAAACTGGGCCAATATGAGATTTTGACGCGAGTTAACATTGAACAGCCGGTGCAGGATTTTGAG ATCCTAGCAGACATTTATGAGCTGCAGGGCATCACTTTTGTTGAAGCCACTGCAACTTTCCTGACCAACGAGCTGCTCCCGTTGCTAAAGAAAACCATCACAGAGACAAAG gcACACATCTCTTTCTCACCaacagtggagcagcagaagtGTTCAGGGTGTGACGGCACAATAATTAAAGGGGATTTCATCGTCAAGTATGATGTGAAACGAGAGAAGAGCCTGGGGGAAGTTCAG GTTGTAAACGGATACTTTGTGCACTTCTTCTCCCCTCCGGACTTGGCCAAAGTCCCAAAGAATGTGGTGTTTGTAATTGACAGGAGTGGATCAATGCAGGGAAAAAAGATTGCACAG ACCAGGGAAGCAATGACTGCCATTCTGAAAGATCTGCATAAAGAGGACCACTTTGCTATCATCCTGTTTGATGACGAAATTGTCTCCTGGAAGGATTTTCTTACCAAAGCAACAgaagaaaatgtttctgaagcCATCCGCTATGTCAGCCGTCTGACAGAAGAAGgaa GCACTGATATCAATGCTGCTGTACTGAGGGCAGTGAAGATgctgaagacagaaagaaaaaatgagaaacttcCAGCGAGGAGTGCAGACATGATTATCTTACTGACTGATGGGATGCCAAACCACG GAGTGTCCAACACCAAGACCATTGAGGAGAATGTAGAAACTGCTATTGGGGGACGTATGTCTCTGTTCTGTCTTGGGTTTGGAAATGATGTGGCTTACTCCTTCCTGGATGTGATGAGCAAACAAAACAAGGGAGTGGCCCGCAGAATCTTTGAGGGGTCAGATGCAGTCGTTCAACTCAAG GGTTTCTATGAGGAAGTGTCCAGTCCTCTGCTATTGGAAGTGAAACTACGTTATCCTGACAGTAAAGTGGACTTCTtgaccaaaaacaaccacagccaGCTATTCGACGGCTCGGAGATTGTGGTGGCCGGTCGGCTGAATGATAATGACATGAATAACTTTGTGGTGGAGGTTCACGCTCAGGGG CCTGAAGAGGACTTCCAAGTGCAGGAAAAGGCCAGTGTGGCAAACTGGCAGACGATGTACCCAGACAAGGAGTACATCTTTGGGGACTTCACTGAGCGTTTGTGGGCCTACCTCACCATCCAACAGCTTCTGGAGACCAG tGACATCAGTACTCAACAGGACAAAGACAATATGACAGCCAAAGCCCTGGACATGTCGCTGCGGTACAACTTTGTCACCCCTCTCACCTCCATGGTGGTCACCAAGCCTGAAACTGAGGACGGAGCAGACAGCTCCTTTGTCGCTGACAAACTGACTGAAG AGCAGCGACAGGCAGCAGAGAGACACGGAG GTTTCTCGGCCTCTCCTGCTGCTAGATCTCCCGCCAGCGGGTCTCCTTCTAGAATGCTCCAGGCTAGTTTATCCAGGTCCCATGGTGGCAAGTCCAGGGGGTCCAGTGGTTATTCAGATG TGGATGGAGATCCTCATTTTATGATACAGGCCGGGAAAATCAGTGATAAATACAACGCTCTGTGCTTCGACATCAACGACGAGCCAGGAACCATCTTCAATCTggtcaaagacacaaaatcag GCTTTGTGGTGAATGGCCAACTTATCGCTAAGAAGAGATTTCTTCTAAATGGTAAAAGCAACACCTACTTTGGGCGTTTTGGTATCACCCATCAGAAGTTGGATGTGAGGCTGGATGTGAGCACTCAGGACATCTCAGTCTTCCACAATGGCAAGCAGGTCACGCTGCAGTGGTCTGATACAGCCTCTCtcaaagaaacaga TTTGGATCTGAGGTTGACTAATAACTGCAACCTAACGGTGACGTTCAGGCATTCGGTTAAATTTATGATCATCAGACACACAAAGGTTTGGAAAAGACGCCACGACCAACAAGACTACCTGGGCTTCTACACCTTGGACAGCCACCACTTATCTGCTTCAGTTCATGGTTTACTAG GTCAGTTCTACCATGGGGTTCCATTTGAGATGGCAGACTTTCATCAGGGTGAACTTGAGAATTTAGATGCCATCATGTATGTGAAGGGACAAACCCTCAACGTGACCAG ACACTGGCAAAAGGACTTCAGCAAGGATGTGCAGAACGGAGAAACCATTCCCTGTTGGTTTGTTGGCAGTGATGGAACAGGCCTCATCGATGGGACAGCATCAGACTACATCGTGTCAGACTTATTTCAGACTGTTTGA